The following are encoded together in the Bradyrhizobium algeriense genome:
- a CDS encoding nuclear transport factor 2 family protein, protein MTGDEFASLLSDFTLSAESGDGAGFADHFTEDAVYHDYIYGPHRGRADIAHMMQNLFHRDATDYRWEMFDPVFDGRQGYAWSLSSFTSTIPQFKGRRVVIDGMSRFIVRDGLIAEYRESVNGGVAMTQLGVEPARMEKVFRRWTGWLSERPETQDYLARPKGSRAKRQ, encoded by the coding sequence ATGACCGGCGACGAATTCGCATCGCTCCTCAGTGATTTCACGCTGTCGGCGGAGTCAGGCGATGGCGCGGGCTTCGCCGACCATTTCACCGAAGACGCCGTCTATCACGACTACATCTACGGCCCGCATCGAGGCCGCGCCGACATCGCGCATATGATGCAGAACCTGTTTCATCGCGACGCCACCGATTATCGCTGGGAAATGTTCGATCCCGTCTTCGACGGACGCCAGGGCTATGCGTGGTCGCTGTCGAGCTTCACGTCGACGATTCCGCAGTTCAAGGGGCGGCGCGTGGTGATCGACGGCATGAGCCGCTTTATCGTGCGTGACGGGCTGATCGCGGAGTATCGCGAGTCCGTCAATGGCGGCGTCGCGATGACGCAACTCGGCGTCGAGCCGGCGCGGATGGAAAAAGTATTCCGGCGCTGGACCGGATGGCTCAGCGAGCGCCCGGAAACACAGGATTATCTGGCGCGGCCCAAGGGCTCGCGCGCGAAACGTCAATGA
- a CDS encoding MFS transporter: MTDQPKRRGFATDGIAAPLRHAVFRRIWLASLVSNLGILIQGVGAAWAMTQMTSSADKVALVQTALMLPIMLISMPAGAIADMHDRRIVALVSLGIALVGATVLTVMAWLGFVTPNILLALCFVVGSGMALFGPAWQASVSEQVPAETLPAAVALNGISYNIARSFGPAVGGIVVATSGAVAAFAVNAVLYLPLMVVLFLWNRTHEPSRLPRERLNRAIVSGVRYIANSPSIRIVLIRTLVTGVIGGSISALMPLVARDLLHGGAQTYGIMLGAFGMGAVFGALNIGEVRRRMSGEAAVRACALSLAGAIASVALSTNAILTAIALVLAGAVWMLAVALFNIGVQLSAPRWVAGRSLAAFQAAIAGGIAIGSWGWGNLTDIAGVEVALLASAGLMLLSPLLGIWLRMPPVGARNEPPAEALADPEVRLSLTGRSGPLVVEIEYRVAQDNARAFHNVMQEVQLSRQRNGAYGWSIARDIADPELWTERYHCPTWLDYLRQRSRATQSERALHQRAIDFHLGPEPIRVRRMLERPFGSVRWKEDTPDRAANEVLPVVATAAGST, encoded by the coding sequence ATGACCGACCAGCCGAAACGCCGGGGCTTTGCGACTGACGGCATCGCAGCGCCGCTGCGGCATGCCGTGTTCCGGCGCATCTGGCTCGCCAGCCTCGTTTCCAATCTGGGGATCTTGATCCAGGGCGTTGGAGCTGCCTGGGCGATGACGCAGATGACGTCGTCCGCCGACAAGGTCGCGCTGGTGCAGACCGCGCTGATGCTGCCGATCATGCTGATCTCGATGCCGGCCGGGGCCATCGCCGACATGCACGACCGGCGGATCGTCGCCCTTGTCTCGCTCGGTATCGCGCTTGTCGGCGCAACCGTGCTGACCGTCATGGCGTGGCTCGGCTTCGTCACGCCGAATATCCTGCTGGCGCTATGTTTCGTGGTCGGCAGCGGCATGGCGCTGTTCGGGCCGGCCTGGCAAGCCTCGGTCAGCGAGCAGGTGCCGGCGGAAACGCTGCCGGCGGCGGTCGCGCTCAACGGCATCAGCTACAACATCGCGCGCAGTTTCGGGCCGGCGGTCGGCGGCATTGTGGTTGCGACGTCGGGCGCTGTCGCCGCGTTCGCCGTAAATGCCGTGCTGTATCTGCCGCTGATGGTGGTGCTGTTTCTGTGGAACCGCACCCATGAACCGTCGCGCCTGCCGCGCGAACGCCTCAACCGCGCCATCGTCTCGGGCGTGCGCTACATCGCCAACTCGCCGTCGATCCGCATCGTCCTGATCCGCACACTGGTCACCGGCGTGATCGGCGGCTCGATCTCGGCGCTGATGCCGCTGGTCGCCCGCGACCTCCTGCATGGCGGTGCGCAAACCTACGGCATCATGTTGGGGGCGTTCGGCATGGGTGCGGTGTTCGGTGCGCTGAATATCGGCGAGGTGCGCCGGCGCATGAGCGGCGAGGCCGCGGTGCGCGCCTGTGCGCTATCGCTGGCCGGTGCGATCGCTTCGGTTGCCCTGAGCACGAACGCCATCCTGACGGCGATCGCCCTGGTGCTGGCCGGCGCGGTGTGGATGCTGGCGGTCGCGCTGTTCAACATCGGCGTGCAGCTTTCCGCGCCGCGCTGGGTCGCAGGCCGCTCGCTGGCGGCGTTCCAGGCCGCAATTGCAGGCGGCATTGCGATCGGAAGCTGGGGCTGGGGCAACCTCACCGACATCGCCGGCGTCGAAGTGGCGCTGCTGGCCTCCGCCGGTCTGATGCTGCTTTCGCCGCTGCTCGGGATCTGGCTGCGCATGCCGCCGGTCGGCGCGCGCAATGAGCCGCCCGCCGAGGCGCTGGCCGATCCCGAAGTGCGGCTGTCGCTCACCGGACGCAGCGGACCATTGGTGGTCGAGATCGAGTATCGCGTAGCGCAAGACAACGCCCGCGCGTTTCACAATGTGATGCAGGAAGTGCAGCTCAGCCGCCAGCGCAACGGCGCTTATGGCTGGTCGATCGCGCGCGACATCGCCGACCCCGAATTGTGGACCGAGCGCTATCACTGCCCGACCTGGCTGGACTATCTGCGCCAGCGCAGCCGCGCCACCCAGTCCGAGCGCGCGCTGCACCAGCGCGCGATCGACTTTCATCTCGGGCCCGAACCGATCCGCGTCCGCCGCATGCTGGAGCGGCCGTTCGGCTCGGTACGCTGGAAGGAAGATACCCCCGACCGCGCCGCCAACGAGGTCCTGCCGGTGGTCGCGACGGCGGCAGGCAGCACCTGA
- a CDS encoding TRAP transporter substrate-binding protein, protein MTKPSKDKTSTRRRFLKVAAAGAATAVAAPTVVSAQGPISMRWQSTWPSKDIFHEYALDYAKKVNDMTGGELKIEVLPAGAVVPAFGLLDAVSKGVLDGGHGVLVYHYGKQTALALWGSGPGFAMDANMLLAWHKYGGGKELLAKLYESIGANVVSFPYGPMPTQPFGWFKKPVAKVEDVKGLKFRTVGISIDVYSGMGAAVNALPGGEIVAAMDRGLLDAAEFNNATSDRVLGFPDVSKVCMLQSYHQNAEQLEIMFNKDKYNALPDKMKAIIANAVDAASADMSWKAIDRYSKDYVELQTKDNVKFYKTPDAILKRQLEIYDDVAKKKSAENPLFKEIVQSQIEFAKRATQWEQDTVVNRRMAYDHYFGPNAAAKKI, encoded by the coding sequence ATGACCAAGCCAAGCAAGGACAAGACTTCGACGCGCCGCCGCTTCCTGAAGGTGGCCGCAGCGGGGGCTGCCACGGCAGTTGCCGCGCCGACCGTCGTCAGCGCCCAGGGGCCGATCAGCATGCGCTGGCAGAGCACCTGGCCGTCAAAGGACATTTTCCACGAATACGCCCTCGACTACGCCAAGAAGGTCAACGACATGACCGGCGGCGAATTGAAGATCGAAGTGCTGCCGGCAGGCGCCGTGGTGCCCGCCTTTGGCTTGCTCGATGCGGTATCCAAGGGCGTGCTGGACGGCGGCCATGGCGTGCTGGTCTATCACTACGGCAAGCAGACCGCGCTCGCTTTGTGGGGATCGGGTCCGGGCTTTGCCATGGACGCCAACATGCTGCTGGCCTGGCACAAATACGGCGGCGGCAAGGAGCTGCTCGCCAAACTCTATGAATCGATCGGCGCCAACGTCGTCTCGTTCCCCTACGGGCCGATGCCGACCCAGCCGTTCGGCTGGTTCAAGAAGCCGGTCGCGAAGGTCGAGGACGTCAAGGGCCTGAAATTCCGCACCGTCGGAATCTCCATTGACGTGTATTCGGGGATGGGCGCCGCCGTGAACGCGCTGCCCGGCGGCGAAATCGTAGCTGCAATGGACCGCGGCCTGCTGGACGCGGCCGAGTTCAACAACGCCACCTCCGACCGCGTGCTCGGCTTCCCCGACGTCTCCAAGGTCTGCATGCTGCAGAGCTATCACCAGAACGCCGAGCAGCTCGAGATCATGTTCAACAAGGACAAGTACAACGCGTTGCCGGACAAGATGAAGGCGATCATCGCCAACGCGGTGGATGCGGCTTCGGCGGACATGTCCTGGAAGGCGATCGACCGCTACTCCAAGGACTATGTCGAGCTGCAGACCAAGGACAACGTCAAGTTCTACAAGACGCCGGATGCGATCCTGAAGCGTCAGCTCGAGATCTATGACGACGTGGCGAAGAAGAAGTCGGCGGAGAATCCGCTGTTCAAGGAGATCGTGCAGTCGCAGATCGAATTCGCCAAGCGCGCGACGCAGTGGGAGCAGGACACGGTGGTGAACCGCCGCATGGCCTACGATCACTATTTCGGACCGAACGCCGCGGCGAAGAAGATCTAA
- a CDS encoding adenylate/guanylate cyclase domain-containing protein, which translates to MSNTQAQFSVLRQTADPAVVDAISQLIAKGEDRDLNRINLLDFSARNGLDEEKVISAFLHSARLGLFDLSWNVLCPGCGGVLGAHNTLKSLRHDDYNCALCAQGYEASVDDRVEVSFTVSPRVRRIAAHDPNTLSIWEYNRQMFWSSGMDLSEESIARLIDEVSLEAIELPAGEKAVLSLQLPNQFVIVFEPVTHSAHFLDIQGEPTRERQQFSIVFNKLHAPTGTTVMRPGPLRLSLENQTDHRVLPAVWIANDTLHELLGKRKPILTAKRMLSNQTFRDVFKADNLNVDQRLKITSLTFLFTDLKGSTALYERVGDLAAFDLVRAHFHALLEIIASEKGAVVKTIGDAVMATFIRPEHAIVAGLRMRAAMAQLNVERGREDLVVKIGIHEGPCLAVMLNERQDYFGQTVNIASRVQSLSTSQEIHITGPVIDSPAVATILEKEAIRPIQKEAALRGIADKMVVYEIP; encoded by the coding sequence ATGAGCAATACCCAGGCCCAGTTCTCCGTTCTGCGGCAGACCGCCGATCCCGCGGTCGTGGATGCCATTTCGCAGCTGATCGCGAAGGGCGAGGATCGCGATCTCAACCGGATCAACCTTTTGGATTTTTCCGCGCGGAACGGGCTCGACGAGGAAAAGGTCATTTCGGCCTTCCTGCATTCGGCGCGGCTCGGGCTGTTCGATCTCAGCTGGAATGTGCTGTGTCCCGGCTGTGGTGGCGTGCTCGGTGCGCACAACACCCTGAAATCCCTTCGGCACGACGACTACAATTGCGCGTTATGCGCTCAGGGTTATGAGGCATCCGTCGACGACCGCGTGGAGGTTTCTTTCACCGTCAGTCCCCGCGTCAGGCGGATCGCGGCGCATGATCCCAATACGTTGTCGATCTGGGAATATAACCGCCAGATGTTCTGGAGCTCGGGGATGGACCTGAGCGAAGAATCGATTGCGCGGCTGATCGATGAGGTGTCGCTCGAAGCCATCGAGCTGCCGGCGGGCGAGAAGGCAGTGCTGTCGCTGCAACTGCCCAATCAGTTCGTGATCGTGTTCGAGCCGGTGACGCATTCGGCGCATTTTCTGGATATCCAGGGTGAACCGACCCGCGAGCGCCAGCAGTTTTCCATCGTCTTCAACAAGCTGCACGCGCCGACCGGCACCACCGTGATGCGCCCCGGGCCGCTGCGGCTGTCACTCGAAAACCAGACCGACCACCGGGTGCTGCCCGCGGTCTGGATCGCCAACGACACGCTTCATGAGCTGCTCGGCAAGCGCAAGCCAATCCTGACCGCCAAGCGGATGCTGTCGAACCAGACTTTTCGCGACGTCTTCAAGGCTGATAATCTCAATGTCGATCAGCGCCTGAAGATCACCTCGCTGACGTTCCTGTTCACCGATCTCAAGGGCTCCACGGCGCTCTATGAGCGGGTCGGCGATCTCGCCGCCTTCGATCTGGTGCGAGCGCATTTCCATGCGCTGCTCGAAATCATTGCGTCCGAGAAGGGCGCGGTCGTGAAGACGATCGGCGACGCCGTGATGGCGACCTTCATCCGGCCGGAACATGCGATCGTGGCGGGCCTGCGCATGCGCGCGGCGATGGCTCAGCTCAATGTCGAGCGTGGCAGGGAGGATCTGGTCGTCAAGATCGGCATCCACGAAGGTCCGTGCCTGGCGGTGATGCTGAACGAGCGGCAGGACTATTTCGGTCAGACCGTCAACATCGCTTCAAGGGTGCAGAGCCTGTCGACGTCGCAGGAGATTCACATCACGGGACCTGTGATCGACTCGCCGGCGGTCGCCACCATTCTGGAAAAAGAGGCGATCAGGCCGATCCAGAAGGAAGCGGCGCTGCGCGGTATCGCCGACAAAATGGTGGTGTATGAAATCCCCTGA
- a CDS encoding cytochrome P450 — MSIAEAYDVPAARAPLVPPSPPRAPDDMTMFGRMKAIRISPIGMWSQRAYEENIVEGRFFGRSSFILNAPDAIRHVLVDNFENYTRTPVSFRVLRPILGQGLLIAEGRAWKHQRRTLAPAFTPRAVMTLIPHMLAATDETVAKLSAASNAPVDLREAMQRMTLEIAGRTMFSFGMDRHGAALRDFVMDYGERLARPNFLDLLLPLGWPSPQDFARARFRKRWTAFVGMLMAERRAAGKNEGAPARDLFDLMGDARDPETGQAFTDAQLGDQIATMILAGHETTATALFWALYLLALDPAVQQDVANEVQGATIDGTLDIERLKFTRAVIDETMRLYPPAFLIARAASGPDTIAGLPVRKKDVILIAPWLLHRHEKLWRDPNAFIPSRFMTGTPPDRFAYLPFGVGARVCIGAHFALVEATLALAKMIGAFRVTLVDKEPVMPIGVVTTQPDRSPMFAITPR, encoded by the coding sequence ATGAGCATAGCCGAAGCCTACGACGTGCCGGCCGCACGAGCGCCGCTGGTGCCGCCGAGCCCACCGCGGGCGCCCGACGACATGACGATGTTCGGACGGATGAAGGCGATCCGCATCAGCCCGATCGGTATGTGGAGCCAGCGGGCCTATGAGGAAAATATCGTCGAGGGCCGCTTTTTTGGGCGCAGCAGTTTCATTCTCAACGCGCCCGATGCGATCCGGCATGTGCTGGTCGACAATTTCGAAAACTATACGCGCACGCCGGTAAGCTTCCGGGTGTTACGTCCGATACTGGGCCAAGGCCTGCTGATTGCCGAAGGACGCGCGTGGAAGCATCAGCGCCGGACGCTGGCGCCGGCGTTCACGCCACGCGCGGTGATGACGCTCATTCCGCACATGCTGGCGGCGACCGACGAGACGGTCGCCAAGCTGAGCGCGGCCAGCAACGCGCCCGTCGACCTGCGCGAAGCCATGCAGCGGATGACACTGGAAATCGCCGGCCGCACCATGTTCTCGTTCGGGATGGATCGCCATGGCGCTGCGTTGCGCGATTTCGTGATGGATTATGGTGAGCGGCTGGCGCGGCCGAATTTTCTCGATCTGCTGCTGCCGCTGGGCTGGCCGAGCCCGCAGGATTTCGCCCGCGCCCGCTTCCGCAAGCGCTGGACCGCCTTTGTCGGCATGCTGATGGCCGAGCGCCGCGCCGCCGGCAAGAACGAGGGCGCGCCGGCGCGCGACCTGTTCGACCTGATGGGTGACGCGCGCGATCCGGAAACCGGCCAGGCCTTCACCGATGCGCAGCTTGGCGATCAGATCGCGACCATGATCCTCGCTGGGCACGAGACGACGGCGACGGCGCTGTTCTGGGCGCTCTACCTGCTGGCGCTCGATCCTGCCGTCCAGCAGGACGTCGCTAACGAGGTACAGGGCGCAACCATCGACGGCACGCTCGATATCGAGCGGCTGAAATTCACCCGCGCGGTGATCGACGAAACCATGCGGCTCTATCCGCCGGCGTTCCTGATTGCGCGTGCAGCCAGCGGGCCGGATACGATCGCGGGGCTTCCGGTCAGGAAGAAGGATGTCATCCTGATCGCGCCGTGGCTGCTGCACCGGCACGAAAAGCTCTGGCGCGATCCGAACGCCTTCATCCCGTCCCGTTTCATGACCGGCACGCCGCCCGATCGCTTCGCCTATCTGCCGTTCGGCGTCGGCGCACGCGTCTGCATCGGCGCGCATTTCGCGCTGGTCGAGGCAACGCTGGCGCTGGCGAAGATGATCGGCGCGTTTCGCGTCACGCTGGTCGACAAGGAGCCGGTGATGCCGATCGGCGTGGTGACGACGCAGCCTGACCGTTCGCCGATGTTTGCGATCACGCCGCGATAA
- a CDS encoding SDR family oxidoreductase: MTERVTLITGASAGIGTELARVFASKGHRVALVARRAERLEALASEIKTAGGAAPIVIPCDLAQPDCGDRIAEALTASGVEVEYIVNNAGFGVFGRAIQRDRSNQLEIIAVNVRALTDLSLRFSDHLIRNRGGLLNVGSIAGFLPGPGMAVYYASKAYVLSFTEAMRAELAPHGVRVTVLCPGPVPSEFQARAGFRPGFDSAILNVSPAAVAQQAYSGLMANKRAVLPGLGIKIVPFLLRLFPRSFILGAVGRFQLRQR, from the coding sequence GTGACTGAGCGTGTGACGCTGATAACCGGTGCATCGGCGGGCATAGGCACCGAGCTGGCGCGCGTTTTTGCATCAAAGGGTCATCGCGTGGCGCTGGTGGCACGGCGCGCAGAGCGCCTGGAAGCGCTGGCGAGTGAAATCAAGACGGCGGGCGGCGCTGCGCCGATCGTCATTCCCTGCGACCTTGCGCAACCCGATTGCGGCGACAGGATTGCCGAGGCGTTGACTGCCTCCGGCGTAGAGGTCGAATACATCGTCAACAACGCTGGATTCGGCGTGTTCGGCCGAGCGATCCAGCGAGATCGGTCCAATCAACTCGAGATCATCGCCGTCAACGTCCGCGCGCTCACCGACCTGTCGCTGCGGTTCTCCGATCACCTGATCCGCAATCGCGGCGGCCTCCTCAATGTCGGCTCGATCGCCGGCTTTCTGCCGGGGCCGGGAATGGCGGTCTATTACGCGTCCAAGGCCTATGTGCTGTCGTTCACCGAGGCCATGCGCGCCGAGTTGGCGCCACATGGCGTGCGCGTGACGGTGTTGTGTCCCGGCCCGGTGCCGTCGGAATTTCAGGCGCGGGCCGGATTCAGGCCCGGCTTTGATTCGGCGATCCTCAACGTCTCGCCGGCTGCGGTCGCACAGCAGGCCTATAGCGGGTTGATGGCGAACAAACGGGCAGTGCTGCCTGGCCTGGGCATCAAGATCGTGCCGTTCCTGCTCCGGTTGTTTCCACGCTCCTTTATCCTCGGAGCGGTCGGCCGCTTTCAACTCCGCCAGCGCTGA
- a CDS encoding TerB family tellurite resistance protein: MLDGLRQFIADIVAPSADSDLSFDDTGYLLAATALLVHVVSLDGEPSAIEKRKLHSLIESRFKLDPGTADHLIASATRAEGEAVDLYHFTSVIMRSVNEEGRLRIIEMMWELVYADGQVSEFEDNVVWRAADLLGISSRDRIDLKHQVAERRSASSADAPKAEDAAM; the protein is encoded by the coding sequence ATGCTCGACGGACTGCGCCAATTCATTGCCGACATCGTTGCGCCCAGCGCGGATTCGGATCTGTCGTTCGACGATACCGGATATCTCCTGGCGGCGACGGCGCTGCTGGTTCACGTCGTCTCGCTCGATGGCGAGCCGAGCGCGATCGAGAAGCGCAAACTGCACAGTTTGATCGAGAGCCGCTTCAAGCTCGATCCCGGTACAGCGGATCATTTGATCGCGTCGGCGACGCGGGCCGAAGGCGAGGCGGTCGATCTCTATCATTTCACCAGCGTCATCATGCGTTCGGTCAATGAGGAGGGCCGGCTCCGCATCATCGAGATGATGTGGGAGCTGGTATACGCGGACGGCCAGGTCAGCGAGTTCGAGGATAACGTCGTCTGGCGCGCGGCTGATCTGCTCGGTATTTCATCGCGCGACCGGATCGATCTCAAGCATCAGGTGGCGGAGCGGCGGTCGGCCTCTTCTGCGGACGCGCCGAAGGCCGAAGATGCGGCGATGTGA
- a CDS encoding TRAP transporter small permease subunit: MTVQSLLHTIDGISTWVGKATAWLMILLMSVVCIEVFKRYAVNMPTAWIFDAENMLYGSLFMLAGAYTLAQNAHVRGDFLYSSMRPRTQAALDLVLYFVFFIPGIAALIYAGYFYAADSWHINEHSNVTAEGPPVYHFKTVIPIAGALIMLQGIGEIIRCIVCLKTGEWPSRLADVAETDVIEEQLAHSEFVDEESRKLAIEGAQRIDEMARQRGMGGDLNT; encoded by the coding sequence ATGACCGTACAGAGTTTACTGCACACGATCGACGGCATCTCGACCTGGGTCGGTAAGGCGACCGCCTGGCTGATGATCCTCCTGATGAGCGTCGTCTGTATCGAGGTGTTCAAGCGCTATGCCGTGAACATGCCGACGGCATGGATCTTCGACGCCGAGAACATGCTGTACGGGTCGCTGTTCATGCTGGCCGGCGCCTATACGCTGGCGCAGAACGCCCACGTTCGCGGCGACTTCCTGTATTCCTCGATGCGGCCGCGCACGCAGGCCGCGCTCGACCTCGTCCTTTACTTCGTCTTTTTCATTCCGGGCATTGCCGCGCTGATCTATGCCGGCTATTTCTACGCCGCGGATTCCTGGCACATCAACGAGCATTCGAACGTCACGGCGGAAGGCCCGCCGGTCTATCACTTCAAGACCGTCATCCCGATCGCGGGCGCGCTGATCATGCTGCAGGGGATCGGCGAGATCATCCGCTGCATCGTGTGCCTGAAGACCGGCGAATGGCCGAGCCGGCTTGCCGACGTCGCCGAGACCGACGTCATCGAGGAGCAACTCGCGCACAGCGAATTCGTGGACGAGGAATCGCGCAAGCTCGCCATCGAGGGGGCGCAGCGCATCGATGAAATGGCGCGGCAGCGCGGCATGGGCGGGGACCTGAACACATGA
- a CDS encoding hydrolase, with protein MRLSRRSILKSAGALPLLAGSFGLPLLGLRVQAQTAPAAVPPVLFVHGNGDHAALWITTLWRMESNGVPRERMLAINFIDPLARTDDKVEQANRSSTEDQRRQLGDAVKELQRRTGASRIALVGNSRGGYSIRNYIRNGGGADISHAVLCGVPNHGIYEWDEGLGGEFNGRGPFLRGLNEGESEVTPGTAFLTLRSDGNDKYAQADGRFVGKPGTPTGVTSDGPALKGADNLVLGALDHREVAFHPRAFREIYKFIAGREPSRIEIVPEAEVKLSGLVTGTPGGVQTNRPVSGATVEIYRVSPETGERIAGPIHSSQTGADGRWGPAQVEPSWYLEIVLTSAGTPTTHLYRSPFPRSSEIVHLRAARPLGPADAGAGAVVLMSRPRGYFGLPRDVVLIDGKEPKDVKSGVPADSISTLRLAAEEVGRPVAAMFNTERIVARAWPASENRIAIAELTY; from the coding sequence ATGAGGCTGTCGCGGCGGTCGATCCTGAAAAGTGCCGGAGCTCTGCCTTTACTGGCTGGCTCGTTCGGCCTCCCGCTTTTGGGTTTGCGGGTGCAAGCGCAGACGGCGCCGGCCGCGGTTCCTCCGGTCTTGTTCGTGCACGGCAATGGCGATCATGCGGCGCTCTGGATCACCACATTATGGCGCATGGAATCGAACGGCGTGCCGCGCGAGCGAATGCTGGCGATCAATTTCATCGATCCCTTGGCGCGCACCGATGACAAAGTGGAGCAGGCAAACCGTTCCTCGACCGAAGACCAGCGCCGGCAGCTCGGCGACGCCGTCAAGGAATTGCAGCGTCGCACCGGCGCGTCGCGCATCGCCCTCGTCGGCAATTCGCGCGGCGGCTATTCGATCCGCAATTACATCAGGAATGGCGGCGGGGCCGACATCAGCCACGCCGTGCTATGCGGCGTTCCCAACCATGGCATCTATGAATGGGACGAGGGGCTCGGCGGTGAGTTCAACGGCCGCGGTCCGTTCCTGCGCGGCCTGAACGAGGGTGAGAGCGAGGTGACGCCGGGCACGGCGTTTCTCACCTTGCGCAGCGACGGCAACGACAAATATGCGCAAGCCGACGGGCGCTTCGTCGGCAAGCCGGGCACGCCGACCGGCGTAACATCGGACGGCCCTGCGCTGAAGGGCGCGGACAATCTCGTGCTCGGCGCGCTCGATCATCGCGAGGTCGCATTTCATCCACGCGCATTTCGCGAGATCTACAAATTCATCGCAGGGAGGGAGCCGTCGCGCATCGAGATCGTGCCGGAAGCGGAAGTCAAACTGAGCGGGCTTGTGACGGGCACGCCGGGCGGCGTTCAAACCAACCGTCCGGTATCCGGCGCGACGGTCGAAATCTATCGCGTCTCTCCCGAGACTGGCGAACGCATCGCCGGGCCGATCCATTCGTCGCAGACCGGCGCCGACGGCCGCTGGGGCCCGGCGCAGGTCGAGCCGAGCTGGTATCTCGAGATCGTGCTGACATCGGCCGGCACTCCCACCACGCATCTCTACCGCTCGCCGTTTCCGCGCTCCTCCGAAATCGTGCATCTGCGCGCCGCACGCCCGCTCGGGCCGGCCGATGCGGGCGCGGGTGCCGTGGTGCTGATGTCGCGTCCGCGGGGCTATTTCGGCTTGCCGCGGGATGTGGTGCTGATCGACGGCAAGGAGCCGAAGGACGTGAAATCCGGCGTGCCGGCCGATTCGATCTCGACCTTGCGGCTTGCCGCGGAAGAAGTTGGCCGCCCGGTGGCAGCCATGTTCAATACAGAGCGAATCGTGGCGCGGGCCTGGCCGGCCTCGGAAAACCGCATTGCGATTGCCGAATTGACTTATTAG
- a CDS encoding glutamine amidotransferase, whose amino-acid sequence MSFRSNNNDENVLPFPGRPTLGAADPALLKPVLIVLHQETSTPGRVGNALRALGHPLDIRRPRFGDPLPETMDQHAGVVIFGGPMSANDSDDYVRREIDWIEIPLREQRPFLGICLGAQMLAKQLGAQVAPHHEGRVEVGYYPIRPTEAGYALCPDWPERVYHWHGEGFQLPRGAKLLAEGDDFPVQAYQHGHAFGFQFHPDVTYAMMHRWTTRGCVRMESPGAQPRHLHFEGRAVHDVIERAWLKNFIAGWIACAPRAPHAGCRRIAATRNFIRALRASFKIPGCDRVAA is encoded by the coding sequence ATGTCGTTCCGGTCGAACAATAATGACGAAAACGTGCTGCCCTTTCCGGGCAGACCCACGTTGGGTGCGGCTGACCCGGCCCTCCTCAAGCCGGTCCTGATCGTTCTGCACCAGGAGACCTCGACGCCGGGACGGGTCGGCAATGCGCTGCGGGCGCTCGGCCACCCCCTCGACATCCGACGCCCACGGTTCGGCGATCCGTTGCCGGAAACGATGGACCAGCACGCCGGCGTGGTCATCTTCGGCGGCCCGATGAGCGCCAACGACTCCGACGATTATGTCCGACGCGAGATCGATTGGATCGAAATCCCCCTGCGCGAGCAGCGGCCGTTTCTCGGCATCTGCCTGGGCGCGCAGATGCTTGCCAAACAATTAGGCGCGCAGGTCGCGCCGCATCATGAAGGCCGGGTCGAGGTCGGCTACTATCCGATCCGGCCGACGGAGGCCGGATATGCGCTCTGCCCGGACTGGCCGGAGCGCGTCTACCATTGGCACGGCGAAGGATTTCAACTGCCTCGCGGCGCAAAGCTGCTCGCCGAAGGCGACGACTTTCCGGTGCAGGCGTATCAGCACGGTCATGCGTTCGGCTTCCAGTTTCATCCCGATGTGACCTACGCCATGATGCATCGCTGGACCACGCGCGGATGCGTCCGCATGGAGTCGCCGGGCGCGCAACCGCGTCACCTTCACTTCGAAGGCCGCGCGGTGCACGACGTGATCGAACGGGCGTGGCTGAAGAATTTCATTGCGGGCTGGATCGCGTGCGCGCCGCGCGCGCCTCATGCTGGATGCCGCCGAATAGCCGCCACGCGGAATTTCATCCGTGCCCTGCGAGCATCTTTCAAAATTCCGGGATGTGATAGAGTCGCTGCCTGA